The Pirellulales bacterium genome contains a region encoding:
- a CDS encoding ABC transporter permease, translating to MSVLNRKLLREFWQSKGMLLAITALIAVGVMGYIYMKSAYQNLLYAQREYYALCRMADFWIDLKKAPVAEIEPLGQIAGVSELRPRIANFATVDIATSLEPVNAYVVSLPDQRQPVINDVVLKRGSYFTDERRNEVLVTESFAKKHKLYPGMWLSLILNNRREELFIVGTAISSEFVYLVSPGSIIPDPQRFGVFYVKHSYAEEVFGMEGAANQLLGRLTPANRARPENVLAQLERRLESYGVLQKTPLADQPSNRFLSDEIRGIGVFSTIMPSMFLVVGALVLYVLMTRLIDQQRIIIGTLKAVGYSDGQLFVHYSLFGAVIGVAGGVVGGLAGYLLSVLVTEMYKTLFEFPNLTNRLDWQLYATGGAISLGCALFGAGQGAWAAIRLRPAEAMRARPPKQGGKILLERWTWLWSRLSFGWRMSLRNIFRQKTRSGVTIFAAMMGAALTFTGFTLQYCLRYLIDFQFEKIMRSDIDLSFKEERDGSALDEARQLPGVHDAEPLLTVACDFVNGPYRRKGAISGLWPGGRLTIPRDLVGNPCPIRPDGLTMTRKLADILHVSAGDRITIIPNKGLRAPKSVPISQITDSYLGLNVYADLGYLNRLIDEEDAITGVQLVMDRHPGSYAEFCREVKQLPALQAFNSRSANVRNLFDTFVKMQDVVISLIIIFAGIIFFASLLNTSLINLAERRREIATLRVLGYTPWQIGGFFWRESLTLNILGTLLGFPVGFLLVWYMTVVYNTEMFRFPLVMPPSVWIKTFLAALLFGSSAQLLVLREIFVLDWRDALNVKE from the coding sequence ATGAGTGTTTTAAATCGCAAACTGTTGCGGGAATTTTGGCAGAGCAAAGGGATGCTCTTGGCCATTACCGCGCTGATTGCGGTGGGGGTCATGGGTTATATTTATATGAAGTCGGCGTACCAGAATTTGCTGTATGCCCAGCGGGAATATTACGCGCTGTGCCGGATGGCGGATTTTTGGATCGATCTAAAAAAAGCTCCCGTGGCCGAGATCGAGCCGCTGGGCCAGATTGCCGGTGTGAGCGAGCTGCGTCCCCGGATTGCCAATTTTGCCACGGTGGACATCGCCACCTCGCTCGAACCGGTAAATGCCTATGTGGTGTCGTTGCCCGACCAGCGGCAACCCGTCATTAACGATGTGGTGCTCAAACGCGGCAGCTATTTTACCGACGAGCGCCGCAATGAAGTCCTGGTCACTGAATCCTTTGCCAAAAAGCACAAGCTGTACCCCGGCATGTGGCTCAGTTTAATCCTGAATAATCGCCGCGAGGAATTATTTATCGTGGGGACGGCGATTTCCAGTGAATTTGTCTATCTCGTCAGTCCCGGCTCGATCATCCCCGACCCCCAGCGGTTTGGCGTGTTTTATGTCAAGCACAGTTACGCCGAAGAGGTCTTTGGCATGGAGGGGGCCGCCAATCAGCTTCTTGGCCGGTTGACCCCCGCCAACCGCGCGCGACCGGAAAATGTGTTGGCGCAGCTAGAGCGGCGGCTGGAAAGTTACGGAGTGCTGCAAAAAACACCGCTGGCGGACCAACCCTCGAACCGCTTTCTCAGCGATGAAATACGCGGCATCGGGGTCTTTTCCACGATCATGCCCAGCATGTTTTTGGTCGTGGGGGCGCTGGTGCTGTATGTGCTGATGACGCGGCTGATCGACCAGCAGCGGATTATCATTGGCACGCTCAAGGCGGTGGGCTACAGCGATGGGCAATTGTTTGTCCATTATTCGCTCTTTGGGGCGGTGATCGGGGTGGCGGGGGGAGTGGTGGGGGGGTTGGCCGGGTATTTGTTGTCGGTCTTGGTGACCGAAATGTACAAAACACTGTTTGAGTTTCCCAATTTGACGAATCGGCTGGATTGGCAGTTATATGCCACGGGGGGCGCGATCAGCCTGGGGTGCGCGCTGTTTGGCGCGGGGCAAGGTGCCTGGGCGGCGATTCGCCTGCGCCCCGCCGAGGCGATGCGCGCCCGTCCCCCCAAACAAGGGGGCAAAATCCTGTTGGAGCGGTGGACCTGGTTGTGGTCGCGGCTAAGCTTTGGCTGGCGAATGTCCCTGCGTAATATATTTCGCCAAAAGACCCGCTCTGGCGTAACGATCTTTGCCGCGATGATGGGGGCCGCGCTGACCTTTACGGGATTTACCCTGCAGTATTGCTTGCGCTATTTGATTGATTTTCAATTTGAAAAAATCATGCGCAGCGACATCGATCTAAGCTTTAAGGAAGAGCGGGACGGGAGCGCGCTGGACGAGGCGCGGCAACTGCCGGGGGTCCATGACGCGGAGCCGCTGTTGACGGTCGCCTGCGATTTTGTGAATGGCCCCTACCGCCGCAAGGGGGCGATCTCGGGCCTGTGGCCCGGGGGACGGTTGACCATTCCCCGTGATTTGGTGGGAAATCCCTGCCCCATCCGCCCGGATGGCCTGACCATGACCCGTAAATTGGCCGATATCCTGCATGTAAGCGCGGGGGACCGGATCACCATCATACCCAACAAAGGACTGCGCGCGCCCAAAAGCGTCCCCATTAGTCAAATCACCGACAGCTATCTGGGCCTCAATGTCTACGCCGACCTGGGGTATCTTAACCGGCTTATCGACGAAGAGGACGCCATTACCGGCGTGCAGTTGGTCATGGACCGCCATCCCGGTTCCTACGCCGAATTTTGCCGCGAGGTAAAGCAGCTCCCCGCGCTGCAGGCGTTCAATTCCCGCTCGGCCAATGTGCGCAACCTGTTTGACACTTTTGTTAAAATGCAGGACGTGGTGATCTCTTTGATTATCATTTTCGCGGGAATTATTTTCTTTGCCAGTTTGCTCAACACGTCGCTGATTAATCTGGCGGAACGCCGCCGCGAAATCGCCACGCTGCGGGTGTTGGGATATACGCCCTGGCAAATCGGGGGCTTTTTTTGGCGGGAAAGCCTGACGCTGAATATCCTGGGAACCCTGTTGGGTTTTCCGGTTGGTTTTTTGCTGGTGTGGTATATGACCGTGGTTTACAACACCGAAATGTTCCGCTTTCCCCTGGTCATGCCCCCCAGCGTCTGGATCAAAACGTTTCTGGCCGCGCTCCTGTTTGGCTCGAGCGCGCAGCTCTTGGTCTTGCGGGAAATTTTTGTCCTGGATTGGCGCGACGCGCTCAACGTCAAGGAATAA
- a CDS encoding efflux RND transporter periplasmic adaptor subunit: protein MNGKTWIGLLAIAAVVLAGGYLFTQSGGQPVESAAVRATPIREFVEERGKTRLPRTYSITMPFAGRIESLEQLAEGTAVKKEQIVARVVPRDLELKLAAMTAAKERMDASIQENDDLTVENVSLQQTYEMVRSMETTVDAAKNRLESGKAKYEFAKKNLERVQSLWEKKTKTDEDLDEARLQAIQSNVDYRQDQLVLASLEAMLVATKLMPVALQAYMTRKTEKTSDVLRKQLDEAVVQWREAERDRQRGTMTSPIDGVVLERPIVDEQHIPAGTLLLKLGNLEDLELEMDVLSQDVVRVKPGQRVEIFGPAIGPIPAVGVVTRIYPAGFTKVSSLGVEQQRVKVIVGFAEGELPRLLAQRALGVDYRVRGRIITAEKESALTIPRSALFRGADNHWQVFAIADGVAKLKKVQIGLINDEAAEVLAGLANGEEVILAPETNLVEGARVSSTAKNLESGTTLGGQE, encoded by the coding sequence ATGAATGGCAAAACCTGGATCGGTCTTTTGGCGATTGCCGCGGTGGTGCTCGCCGGTGGGTACCTGTTCACGCAATCCGGCGGCCAGCCGGTCGAATCCGCGGCGGTGCGCGCGACCCCCATCCGGGAATTTGTCGAGGAACGGGGCAAGACCCGCCTGCCCCGCACCTACAGCATCACCATGCCTTTTGCCGGACGGATCGAGTCCCTGGAGCAATTGGCGGAAGGGACCGCGGTAAAAAAAGAGCAAATCGTCGCCCGCGTGGTGCCGCGCGATTTAGAACTAAAACTGGCCGCCATGACCGCCGCCAAGGAACGCATGGACGCCTCCATCCAGGAAAACGACGACCTCACCGTGGAAAATGTCTCCTTGCAGCAAACGTATGAAATGGTCCGGTCGATGGAGACGACCGTGGACGCGGCCAAAAACCGGCTGGAATCGGGAAAGGCTAAATACGAATTCGCAAAGAAAAATTTGGAACGCGTGCAGTCACTGTGGGAGAAAAAAACCAAAACCGACGAAGACCTGGACGAGGCCCGCCTGCAAGCCATCCAAAGCAACGTAGACTACCGCCAGGATCAGTTGGTCCTGGCCTCGCTAGAGGCAATGCTGGTCGCGACAAAGCTGATGCCCGTGGCCCTGCAAGCCTACATGACCCGCAAGACCGAAAAAACCAGCGACGTTCTGCGCAAACAACTGGACGAAGCCGTCGTCCAATGGCGCGAAGCCGAACGCGATCGCCAGCGCGGGACCATGACCAGCCCCATCGATGGCGTCGTCTTGGAACGGCCCATCGTCGATGAACAGCACATCCCCGCGGGAACATTATTACTAAAGTTGGGAAACCTCGAAGATTTGGAACTGGAAATGGACGTCCTGAGTCAAGATGTCGTCCGCGTCAAGCCCGGTCAGCGGGTGGAAATTTTTGGTCCCGCCATCGGACCCATCCCCGCCGTCGGCGTCGTCACCCGCATTTATCCCGCCGGTTTTACCAAAGTCAGTTCCTTGGGCGTGGAACAGCAACGGGTCAAGGTGATCGTGGGTTTTGCGGAAGGGGAGCTGCCACGGCTGCTGGCCCAACGGGCCTTGGGCGTGGATTACCGCGTGCGGGGGCGAATTATCACGGCGGAAAAAGAATCCGCGCTTACGATTCCCCGCTCGGCTCTCTTTCGCGGCGCGGATAATCACTGGCAGGTATTTGCCATCGCCGACGGCGTGGCCAAATTAAAGAAAGTGCAAATTGGCCTCATTAACGACGAAGCGGCCGAAGTTTTGGCGGGATTGGCCAATGGCGAGGAAGTCATCCTGGCCCCGGAAACCAACCTGGTCGAAGGCGCGCGCGTCAGCTCCACGGCCAAAAATCTGGAATCCGGAACAACGCTGGGGGGACAGGAGTAA
- a CDS encoding VWA domain-containing protein: MSRPVQTLRRRAAVAVLAAFLMVGLLGMVAFGIDTGYIMLVRTQLQTAADSAAMAAAGAMGGTSSEVIAAAQQFSAYHLAGGKSVTLASSDVEFGNWDKDTRVFTPSGQIGNAVRVTARRNNTTNGEANLFFARIFGRNSIGLEAQAIAMANPREIAFVVDLSGSMNDDTEPAWVTGLIDAEYASESANAGTNLMTQVYSDFGYGSYPGTLQYVGAPLGVAADQYAYAEMTKDNGPLAALSDTNYKILSTDSESTRKTKAYRWIIMNQIATVMPGVKPTPNITTNFNYWSRYLDFIMRSQTISSSSPKGKPPNSRGALPPSQNSYRLNSGANNPNGTSWPSASSSITQTYQNRIGYLTYVQFMMDHGRDSKPDGNIFVPLSRSSPDCPMHNETVSGRSYSFPPSAQPTHAARRAIIAAIELIAERNAGVANNNKDWVSLITFDKGSNTNLRCPLTGDYASVQQSCTTMQEVADNASSTATEYGLNLANTHLKPTTSGGAGRSGPNRVVVLLTDGMPNLYQSSNSTINNYISNNPSSDFYGSSNYAHNAALMSADIMEGQNWAVYPVGLGLGTDYTFMDRMSRLGGTADENGQSLRGSGNPTEYEQRLVDMFREIITSPQVRLVY, from the coding sequence ATGTCTCGTCCAGTTCAAACACTGCGCCGCCGCGCGGCCGTGGCAGTTCTTGCCGCGTTTTTAATGGTGGGTTTGTTGGGCATGGTGGCCTTTGGCATTGATACCGGCTACATCATGCTGGTGCGGACACAATTGCAAACCGCGGCCGATTCCGCGGCGATGGCCGCCGCCGGAGCCATGGGGGGAACATCGAGCGAGGTGATCGCCGCCGCCCAACAGTTTTCGGCATATCATCTGGCTGGCGGCAAAAGCGTCACACTGGCTTCCTCGGACGTTGAATTTGGCAATTGGGACAAGGACACGCGGGTATTCACCCCGTCTGGCCAGATTGGCAATGCCGTGCGGGTCACCGCGCGCCGCAATAACACGACCAACGGAGAGGCAAACCTGTTTTTTGCCCGCATCTTTGGCCGCAATAGCATCGGGTTAGAGGCCCAGGCCATTGCCATGGCCAATCCCCGCGAGATCGCCTTTGTAGTGGATCTATCGGGCTCGATGAACGACGACACCGAACCGGCCTGGGTCACGGGATTGATCGACGCCGAATATGCCTCGGAATCGGCGAACGCGGGAACCAACCTGATGACGCAGGTCTATAGCGATTTTGGTTATGGGTCGTATCCCGGCACGCTGCAGTATGTCGGCGCGCCGCTGGGTGTCGCGGCGGACCAGTACGCCTATGCGGAAATGACCAAGGACAACGGGCCCTTGGCCGCGCTTTCCGATACCAACTACAAAATTCTCAGCACCGATAGCGAATCCACCCGCAAAACCAAGGCCTACCGCTGGATCATCATGAACCAGATCGCCACCGTCATGCCAGGCGTCAAACCAACCCCCAACATTACGACCAACTTTAACTATTGGTCGCGTTACTTGGACTTTATCATGCGGTCGCAAACGATTAGCAGCAGTTCGCCCAAGGGGAAACCGCCGAACAGCCGCGGGGCCTTGCCTCCCAGCCAAAACAGCTACCGTTTGAATAGCGGGGCCAACAATCCCAATGGCACCAGTTGGCCCAGCGCATCCTCCAGCATCACGCAAACCTATCAAAACAGGATTGGCTATTTGACCTATGTGCAGTTCATGATGGATCACGGGCGGGATTCCAAGCCGGATGGCAACATATTTGTGCCATTATCGCGCAGCTCCCCTGATTGCCCGATGCACAATGAAACCGTCAGCGGTCGCTCTTACAGTTTTCCCCCGAGCGCCCAGCCGACCCACGCGGCCCGCCGGGCGATCATCGCCGCGATCGAGCTGATTGCCGAACGAAACGCCGGTGTTGCGAACAATAACAAGGATTGGGTGTCGTTAATCACTTTTGACAAAGGTTCCAATACGAATTTGCGGTGTCCCTTGACCGGGGATTATGCCTCCGTCCAACAAAGCTGCACCACCATGCAGGAAGTGGCGGACAATGCGTCCAGCACCGCCACAGAATATGGTTTGAACCTGGCAAACACCCATCTAAAGCCCACCACCTCCGGCGGTGCTGGCCGCTCGGGCCCCAACCGCGTCGTGGTGTTGTTGACCGACGGCATGCCTAACCTGTACCAAAGCTCCAATTCCACCATCAACAACTACATCTCCAATAATCCCAGTTCGGATTTTTATGGATCCAGCAACTACGCCCATAACGCCGCGCTGATGTCGGCGGATATCATGGAAGGTCAAAACTGGGCCGTGTATCCCGTTGGGCTTGGGCTGGGGACGGATTACACTTTTATGGATCGGATGAGTCGGCTGGGGGGTACCGCCGACGAGAATGGCCAAAGCCTGCGCGGCTCCGGCAATCCGACCGAATACGAGCAGCGATTGGTGGATATGTTTAGGGAAATCATCACCAGTCCCCAGGTGCGGTTGGTATATTAA
- a CDS encoding PQQ-binding-like beta-propeller repeat protein has product MLCLTLLMTGLTECKFSAAGDWPQILGPARNGISTGESVAKDWPGKLTERWSIAVGQGYAGVAVAQNVVYLYERVQNQEILRTLDTATAREIWRAEYATRYQSTIAPDNGPRCVPVVTDDKVIILGAGGYLRCLMRKSGELMWEKSLATEFKAPEGYFGFGSTPLVWRDRVIVNVGGAGNAGVVAFALEDGKVLWQAGPEQASYSSPILVDVGGQPRVVCVTRLNCLLLDPTEGKILSKIPFGQRGPTVNGANPVTVDERLFLTASYGIGAKWITLAGDQLTETWANDDTLSSQYTTSIAHRGLLYGIHGRQDVGVAELRCIDPARPGVVWGVSNFGTANLILAGDLLIAVTTDGQVVLFEPAGEKSRELARTRPFGDARVTVQALPALAGGALYVRSENELKCLELPTGK; this is encoded by the coding sequence TTGCTTTGCCTCACCCTCTTGATGACCGGCCTGACGGAATGCAAATTCTCGGCCGCCGGCGATTGGCCCCAGATTCTTGGGCCTGCGCGTAATGGCATTTCCACGGGGGAGTCCGTGGCAAAGGACTGGCCCGGCAAACTGACCGAACGCTGGTCAATCGCGGTGGGACAGGGCTATGCCGGCGTGGCGGTGGCGCAAAACGTGGTTTATTTATATGAAAGGGTGCAGAACCAGGAAATTTTACGAACATTGGATACCGCCACCGCCCGCGAAATCTGGCGCGCGGAGTATGCCACCCGCTATCAAAGCACCATTGCTCCCGATAACGGTCCCCGCTGCGTACCCGTGGTGACGGACGACAAGGTAATCATTTTGGGCGCGGGGGGCTATTTGCGCTGCCTGATGCGAAAAAGTGGCGAACTGATGTGGGAAAAATCACTCGCGACCGAATTTAAAGCGCCGGAAGGATATTTTGGATTTGGTTCCACTCCGCTGGTTTGGCGGGACCGGGTCATTGTGAATGTGGGAGGTGCGGGAAACGCGGGAGTGGTCGCATTTGCCCTGGAAGATGGAAAAGTCTTATGGCAAGCGGGCCCCGAACAAGCCAGCTACTCTTCGCCCATTTTGGTGGACGTCGGCGGCCAGCCCCGTGTGGTGTGCGTGACCCGGTTAAATTGCCTATTGTTGGATCCGACCGAGGGAAAGATTTTGTCAAAAATTCCATTTGGCCAGCGAGGCCCGACGGTCAATGGGGCAAATCCGGTGACGGTGGATGAGCGATTGTTCCTGACCGCCAGTTACGGAATCGGCGCCAAATGGATCACGCTGGCCGGGGATCAATTGACGGAAACTTGGGCGAATGACGACACGCTGTCCAGTCAATACACAACATCCATCGCCCACCGGGGACTGTTGTACGGTATTCATGGACGGCAGGATGTCGGCGTGGCGGAGTTGCGCTGCATCGATCCGGCGCGGCCGGGGGTGGTGTGGGGCGTTTCCAACTTTGGCACGGCAAATTTAATTTTAGCCGGAGACTTGCTCATTGCCGTCACCACCGATGGTCAAGTGGTGCTGTTCGAGCCTGCCGGTGAAAAATCGCGGGAACTAGCCCGGACACGGCCGTTTGGCGACGCGCGGGTGACGGTGCAGGCCCTTCCCGCGCTGGCGGGAGGAGCCTTGTATGTACGGAGCGAGAATGAGCTAAAGTGCCTGGAACTACCCACAGGAAAATAA
- a CDS encoding DUF3592 domain-containing protein, with product MRPLRFLGKKRGDRRTGSQRWASAGEAFAYGVFLLAGVLGMVLILGRFVGPEWRANQEFVEGRATVVDKRLWEELDHEQRKLYRADLHIRYQFQERDYTAVTYDITRRAYADRVAQEAILRHFEIGQSYPCWINPADPAEVVLVRGYTWWLWLMLILPMSFLVMGGVGLVWTLLHWRNSIERRAVTWQQARLLVGQQLRVGNQAFPAIPRDDNITNSPGTRLPYRLPIEISSWWKLLGLGIVTFLWNGIVLFFVARMLWDWTVGTGSWAMTLFLLPFVFAGGVLITRLVQELSISFGIGPTQLEISRHPLSPGEDLEVWISQGGRFTMSRMTVELVCEESATYRQGTDSRTETRVVHRSLLWEGSDLQVVDGAPLEINFCLTIPRAAMHTFQGAHNEIYWKILMNGVIAGWPPLTRAFSLMVLPAGTRTVPFIPPPLTAPRLQLAPQERRI from the coding sequence ATGCGTCCGCTCCGCTTTTTAGGCAAAAAACGAGGAGATCGCCGTACCGGCTCGCAGCGCTGGGCCAGCGCGGGAGAGGCGTTTGCCTATGGCGTGTTTTTATTGGCGGGTGTCTTGGGAATGGTGCTGATCCTGGGGCGGTTTGTCGGTCCGGAATGGCGCGCCAACCAGGAATTCGTGGAAGGGCGGGCCACCGTCGTGGACAAGCGTCTGTGGGAAGAGCTGGATCACGAACAACGCAAATTGTACCGCGCCGATCTGCATATCCGCTACCAATTTCAAGAGCGTGATTATACCGCGGTTACCTACGATATTACCCGGCGGGCTTATGCGGATCGCGTCGCGCAAGAAGCAATCCTGCGTCACTTTGAAATCGGCCAGTCCTACCCCTGCTGGATTAACCCCGCCGATCCCGCCGAGGTGGTGCTGGTCCGCGGCTATACCTGGTGGCTCTGGCTGATGCTGATTTTACCAATGTCCTTTTTGGTCATGGGGGGCGTGGGCCTGGTCTGGACGCTATTGCATTGGCGCAACTCGATCGAGCGGCGGGCTGTGACCTGGCAGCAGGCGCGACTCTTGGTCGGCCAGCAACTGCGCGTGGGAAACCAGGCTTTTCCCGCGATCCCCCGCGATGACAATATCACCAACAGCCCCGGCACGCGGTTGCCCTACCGCCTGCCTATTGAAATCTCTTCTTGGTGGAAATTGTTGGGCCTGGGGATTGTCACGTTCTTGTGGAACGGCATCGTGCTGTTTTTTGTCGCGCGGATGTTGTGGGATTGGACCGTGGGGACCGGCAGTTGGGCCATGACGCTGTTTTTATTGCCCTTTGTGTTCGCGGGAGGAGTTTTGATCACCCGGCTGGTCCAAGAGTTGTCGATCAGCTTTGGGATCGGACCGACCCAACTCGAGATATCGCGCCATCCCTTATCGCCGGGAGAAGACCTGGAAGTGTGGATATCACAGGGGGGGCGATTTACCATGTCGCGAATGACCGTGGAATTGGTATGCGAGGAATCAGCCACTTACCGCCAAGGGACGGATTCGCGGACCGAGACCCGGGTGGTGCATCGTTCGTTATTGTGGGAGGGGAGCGATTTACAAGTGGTGGATGGCGCGCCGCTGGAGATCAATTTTTGCCTGACGATCCCCCGCGCCGCCATGCACACATTTCAGGGTGCCCATAACGAAATTTACTGGAAAATCCTGATGAATGGAGTGATTGCCGGCTGGCCGCCCCTGACGCGCGCGTTTTCGCTGATGGTGCTGCCCGCGGGGACGCGCACCGTGCCGTTTATTCCGCCACCCCTGACAGCTCCCCGTTTGCAACTGGCCCCGCAGGAACGGCGGATTTAG